The following are encoded in a window of Campylobacter concisus ATCC 51562 genomic DNA:
- a CDS encoding DUF1523 family protein, giving the protein MITFFKRICVIFIVLLHSFLALVVDYSFPHYANVQITGGDVKRMDKDGIIDAKNPADGPTRDVYFIYTKDSNNSNKVMAYRNEDTAWGFPFYFKFNSADVQAKAQGFANSDKNVTVKYYGYRISMLQEFRNVISLKESGTDTSWPVASYVFYFILFISLIIWIRKINKAFRPKTSENLEK; this is encoded by the coding sequence ATGATTACATTTTTTAAAAGAATTTGCGTTATTTTTATCGTACTCTTACACTCTTTTTTGGCTCTTGTAGTTGATTATTCGTTTCCACACTATGCAAATGTGCAAATCACAGGTGGCGATGTCAAACGTATGGACAAAGATGGCATCATCGATGCTAAAAATCCGGCTGATGGCCCTACCAGAGATGTTTATTTTATCTACACTAAAGATTCTAATAATTCAAATAAAGTCATGGCTTATAGAAATGAAGATACTGCATGGGGTTTTCCTTTTTATTTTAAATTTAACTCAGCTGATGTACAAGCCAAGGCTCAAGGCTTTGCAAATAGCGATAAAAACGTAACTGTAAAATATTATGGATATAGAATTTCTATGCTTCAAGAGTTTAGAAATGTCATCTCACTAAAAGAAAGCGGCACAGATACTAGTTGGCCGGTAGCTAGCTATGTATTTTACTTTATCTTGTTTATCTCACTAATCATTTGGATAAGAAAGATAAATAAGGCCTTTAGACCAAAAACTAGTGAAAATTTAGAGAAATAG
- a CDS encoding nitric-oxide reductase large subunit codes for MREYKKYWLALVAVLVICFSILGYYGVEVYRSSPPVVNFTDENGNVVIDKESIYKGQEAWQSIGGMQVGSVWGHGAYQAPDWSADWLHKELVIFLELKADEIYHSKYADLNDEQKANLKVLLKKEYRENGVKDDKIVLSSDRLKAMKQVSQEYSSLFGNDPKFKSLREAYAMKENTLPNASDRDDLNNFFFWSAWATAANRPNSDATYTNNWPHEPLIDNVPTSENIFWSIASVVILIAGIGFLVWFSSFYGKKDDEKLEAISEDPLSKLSLTPSQKALKKYLFVTLALFAFQILIGGFTAHYTVEGQEFYGINLSAYIPYSLARTWHIQASIFWIATGFLAGGLFLAPIINGGKDPKFQKLGVDLLFYALLILVVGSFAGEYLAIANIMPINLSFWFGHQGYEYIELGRVWQIILFVGLVIWMLLLLRGFIGGFKNKGDKNLLAIFAASAVAVGLFYGAGLFYGQRSPLPVMEYWRWWVVHLWVEGFFEVFATASLAFVFVSLGLVSKRFATFSTLASASLFLVGGIPGTFHHLYFAGTTTPIMAVGASFSALEVVPLVLLGAEAYEHYRLQFAQTWAKTLKWPLYCFIAVAFWNMLGAGVFGFLINPPISLFYIQGLNTTPVHGHAALFGVYGFLALGFVWLVATYLFKGQEFDEKLMKVGFWGLNIGLMLMIVLSLLPIGIYQAFASLEHGMWYARSAELLQQSHLQNLRWVRMIGDTILIIGGISFLAQLLKFMLNKKA; via the coding sequence ATGCGTGAATACAAAAAGTATTGGCTAGCACTTGTTGCAGTACTAGTAATTTGCTTTAGTATTTTAGGCTACTACGGCGTTGAAGTTTATAGAAGCTCGCCACCAGTTGTAAATTTTACAGATGAGAATGGCAATGTCGTGATCGACAAAGAGAGCATCTATAAAGGTCAAGAGGCCTGGCAAAGCATAGGAGGTATGCAAGTTGGCTCTGTTTGGGGACACGGCGCATATCAAGCACCTGATTGGAGCGCGGACTGGCTTCACAAAGAGTTAGTTATATTTTTAGAGTTAAAAGCAGATGAAATTTACCACTCAAAATATGCTGACTTAAATGATGAGCAAAAGGCAAATCTAAAAGTTCTACTTAAAAAAGAGTACCGAGAAAATGGCGTAAAAGACGATAAAATCGTACTTAGCAGCGATAGATTAAAGGCTATGAAACAAGTAAGCCAAGAGTATTCATCACTTTTTGGAAATGACCCTAAGTTTAAATCTTTAAGAGAAGCTTATGCGATGAAAGAAAATACTCTTCCAAATGCTTCTGATAGAGATGATCTTAATAACTTTTTCTTCTGGTCAGCCTGGGCAACCGCAGCAAACAGACCTAATAGCGATGCTACATACACAAACAACTGGCCACACGAGCCACTAATCGATAATGTACCAACAAGCGAAAATATCTTTTGGTCAATCGCAAGTGTTGTAATACTTATTGCTGGTATTGGATTTCTTGTTTGGTTTAGCTCTTTTTATGGTAAAAAAGATGATGAAAAGTTGGAAGCTATTAGCGAAGATCCACTTAGTAAATTAAGCTTAACTCCATCTCAAAAAGCTCTTAAAAAATATCTTTTTGTAACTTTGGCTCTTTTTGCATTCCAAATTTTAATAGGTGGCTTTACGGCTCACTATACAGTCGAAGGACAAGAATTTTACGGTATAAACTTATCAGCTTATATTCCTTATTCACTTGCTAGAACATGGCACATTCAGGCTAGTATCTTCTGGATTGCGACAGGATTTTTAGCAGGCGGTCTTTTCTTAGCACCTATTATAAATGGTGGCAAAGATCCAAAATTCCAAAAGCTTGGCGTAGATTTATTATTTTACGCACTACTAATCCTTGTAGTTGGCAGTTTTGCTGGCGAGTATTTAGCGATCGCAAATATTATGCCTATAAATTTAAGCTTCTGGTTTGGACACCAAGGATATGAATATATCGAGCTTGGACGTGTTTGGCAAATTATTTTATTTGTTGGCCTTGTCATTTGGATGCTACTTTTGCTTCGCGGATTTATCGGCGGATTTAAGAACAAAGGTGACAAAAATTTACTTGCTATCTTTGCAGCTTCAGCCGTTGCAGTTGGATTATTTTACGGAGCAGGATTATTTTACGGTCAAAGAAGTCCACTTCCAGTGATGGAATACTGGCGCTGGTGGGTTGTACACCTTTGGGTTGAAGGCTTTTTTGAGGTCTTTGCTACCGCTTCACTTGCTTTTGTATTTGTTAGTCTTGGTCTTGTTTCAAAGAGATTTGCTACATTTTCAACACTTGCGAGTGCATCACTTTTCTTAGTAGGCGGAATTCCAGGAACTTTCCACCACTTATATTTTGCGGGCACTACAACACCGATAATGGCAGTTGGCGCTAGCTTCTCAGCACTTGAGGTAGTTCCTCTTGTATTGCTTGGAGCTGAAGCTTATGAGCATTATAGACTTCAGTTTGCTCAAACTTGGGCTAAGACATTAAAATGGCCACTTTACTGCTTTATCGCAGTTGCTTTCTGGAATATGTTAGGCGCTGGTGTATTTGGATTTTTAATCAATCCTCCGATCTCACTATTTTATATCCAAGGCCTAAATACGACTCCAGTTCACGGACATGCAGCACTATTTGGTGTTTATGGATTTTTGGCACTTGGATTTGTTTGGTTAGTAGCTACTTATCTATTCAAAGGTCAAGAATTTGATGAGAAACTTATGAAAGTAGGCTTTTGGGGCTTAAATATAGGCCTTATGCTAATGATCGTGCTTTCACTACTTCCAATAGGAATTTATCAAGCATTTGCAAGCCTAGAGCATGGTATGTGGTATGCAAGAAGCGCTGAGCTTTTACAACAATCACACTTACAAAATTTAAGATGGGTAAGAATGATTGGCGACACGATTTTAATAATCGGTGGAATCAGCTTCCTTGCGCAACTTCTAAAATTTATGCTTAATAAAAAAGCTTAA
- a CDS encoding ABC transporter substrate-binding protein: MAKFSLVASLFMALSLNAAESARSITDMQGVKVGVPEKVEKIAALWHANNEIILALGGMDKVVATTDQIKKNKWFALVYPRLKNLPAALDGKDLQIEELVKLAPDVVVVSSKNYQDELSKNGFSAVNLIFRDYPDMEKSIYATAEVIGTDKARAMADKLTKNIQDNTKFVTDRTKNIPDAKRPKVLHLLGGANLLKVDGTKTIINTWINLAGGKNAVSKEGSMIELTAEELINANPDIIIVGGADTDAQIKSIKENPAYSGSNAVKNGKVYGNPKGVFGWDRYGAESALQILWAAKTIQPDLFKDVDIKAKTKEFYKEFLNHDLSDTEYDYILKGLNPDGSKK; the protein is encoded by the coding sequence ATGGCTAAATTTAGCCTTGTTGCTTCACTTTTTATGGCTCTTAGCCTAAACGCAGCTGAGTCTGCTAGAAGCATAACAGATATGCAAGGCGTCAAAGTAGGCGTGCCTGAGAAGGTTGAGAAGATCGCTGCTCTTTGGCACGCAAACAACGAGATCATCCTAGCGCTTGGCGGTATGGATAAAGTTGTAGCCACAACCGATCAGATCAAGAAAAACAAGTGGTTCGCCCTCGTCTATCCAAGACTTAAAAATTTACCAGCCGCGCTTGATGGCAAAGATCTTCAGATCGAAGAGCTTGTTAAGCTTGCTCCTGATGTTGTCGTAGTCTCAAGCAAAAACTATCAAGATGAGCTTAGTAAAAATGGTTTTAGCGCTGTAAATTTAATCTTTAGAGACTATCCAGATATGGAAAAAAGCATCTATGCAACAGCTGAAGTGATCGGTACTGACAAGGCTAGAGCTATGGCTGATAAACTTACAAAAAATATCCAAGATAACACTAAATTTGTAACTGATAGGACAAAAAACATCCCTGATGCTAAACGTCCAAAAGTGCTTCACTTGCTTGGCGGAGCAAATTTATTAAAGGTTGATGGCACAAAAACTATCATAAATACTTGGATAAATTTAGCTGGCGGCAAAAACGCAGTCTCAAAAGAAGGCTCTATGATCGAGCTAACAGCTGAAGAGCTCATCAACGCAAACCCAGATATCATCATCGTTGGCGGTGCTGATACAGACGCACAGATCAAAAGCATAAAAGAAAACCCTGCATACTCAGGCTCAAATGCTGTTAAAAACGGCAAAGTTTATGGCAACCCAAAAGGCGTTTTTGGTTGGGATAGATACGGTGCAGAGAGTGCTCTTCAAATTTTATGGGCAGCAAAGACTATCCAACCAGATCTATTTAAAGATGTAGATATAAAAGCTAAGACAAAAGAGTTTTACAAAGAGTTCTTAAACCACGATCTTAGCGATACAGAATATGACTATATCCTAAAAGGTCTAAACCCAGACGGTAGCAAAAAATAA
- a CDS encoding type II secretion system protein: MVKRGGFSLIELILSVLVVAIVSASLPLAVRTTSNLSEQSLMQEGLMNAKTYMSLILKAPFSDQVLIAGKNTMPSSITTQEAIIFPLIICDQGANPDFYEKSGVKGEGHRILAYPVQNSSACATRPNDSKLPESIKSVNFKVKSIKNFNTQKSISPTASTTKRDFIIDTETTPTITNGADKFVVSTPLNDSDVLQIKLDTTMKTTKESKSVLYGYAFNIGESSTLSVKEWK; encoded by the coding sequence GTGGTAAAAAGGGGCGGCTTTTCATTGATAGAGCTTATCTTGTCAGTGCTTGTAGTAGCCATAGTAAGTGCAAGCCTGCCACTAGCGGTAAGAACTACTTCAAATTTAAGCGAGCAGTCCTTAATGCAAGAAGGACTAATGAATGCTAAAACTTATATGTCATTAATATTAAAAGCACCATTTAGCGATCAAGTCTTAATAGCCGGTAAAAATACCATGCCATCATCTATAACCACTCAAGAGGCTATAATTTTTCCTCTTATTATCTGCGATCAAGGGGCAAATCCGGATTTTTATGAAAAAAGCGGTGTAAAAGGAGAGGGACATAGGATACTTGCATATCCAGTGCAAAATTCATCTGCATGTGCCACAAGGCCTAATGATTCAAAGCTTCCAGAATCAATCAAAAGCGTAAATTTTAAAGTAAAATCTATCAAAAATTTTAATACCCAAAAATCCATCTCACCAACTGCTAGCACTACTAAACGCGACTTTATCATAGATACAGAGACGACTCCAACTATAACAAATGGAGCTGATAAATTTGTAGTTAGCACTCCTTTAAATGATAGTGACGTTTTACAGATAAAGCTAGATACGACTATGAAAACTACAAAAGAGAGCAAAAGCGTACTTTATGGATATGCCTTTAATATAGGTGAAAGCAGTACTCTAAGTGTAAAAGAATGGAAATGA
- a CDS encoding ABC transporter ATP-binding protein, translating into MLEVRNLNFSYPNGAGKLENVNLKIGTGEILTILGRNGAGKSTTLGLISGSLKPVSGEIFLDGKNVDSLSNKERAKIMAYVAQSEVTEYEYTGLEFITMGRAAHLGIFARPSKEDEQIAKIYTKKLEIEHLEDKFITQMSGGQKQMCMIARAMAAQPKMIIFDEPTSALDFGNQYKFLRTLKWLKELGYSVVLTTHNPDFAVLLGGYVALVKGDGNVEFGTVNEIIRSENLSKLYGLSLNVSYIDEVKRECCLTYPL; encoded by the coding sequence ATGCTTGAAGTTAGAAATTTAAACTTTAGCTACCCAAATGGGGCTGGCAAACTAGAAAATGTAAATTTAAAGATAGGCACTGGAGAAATTTTAACTATTCTTGGTCGAAATGGAGCTGGCAAATCAACCACTCTTGGGCTAATAAGCGGCTCGCTAAAGCCAGTTTCAGGAGAAATTTTCCTTGATGGCAAAAACGTAGATAGCCTAAGCAACAAAGAGCGCGCTAAGATCATGGCGTATGTAGCTCAAAGCGAGGTAACTGAGTATGAATACACCGGACTTGAGTTCATCACGATGGGACGTGCGGCACACCTTGGTATCTTTGCAAGACCTAGTAAAGAGGATGAGCAGATCGCTAAAATTTACACCAAAAAGCTTGAGATCGAGCACCTTGAAGATAAATTTATCACTCAAATGAGTGGCGGTCAAAAGCAGATGTGTATGATCGCTCGTGCGATGGCCGCGCAACCAAAGATGATCATATTTGACGAGCCAACAAGTGCGCTTGATTTTGGCAACCAGTATAAATTTTTACGCACACTCAAGTGGCTAAAAGAGCTTGGCTACTCGGTCGTGCTAACCACTCACAACCCTGACTTTGCCGTGCTTCTTGGCGGATATGTCGCACTTGTAAAAGGTGATGGAAATGTTGAGTTTGGTACGGTTAATGAGATTATCAGAAGCGAAAATTTAAGCAAGCTTTATGGGCTAAGCTTAAACGTAAGCTACATCGACGAAGTAAAAAGAGAGTGCTGCTTAACATATCCTCTTTAA
- a CDS encoding FecCD family ABC transporter permease — protein MKNANFSLVTIFLALLTLLCAFVALCVGRFYISFGDVFSVLAHSIGLGDGAASNITNVIENLRIPRIIAAILVGAALSVSGAAYQGVFKNQLVSPDLLGVSAGACVGAATAIIFDLSLFWIQIFAFGFGLAAVAITLAIPKMMGRSSTLMLVLSGIIVSGLMGSVIGFLKYVADPETKLPDIVYWQLGSLAKLDSENLKYIAPVMIICAILLIAMSWRINLLSLGDESAARLGVNVAYERSIIIICATLLTACSVCISGIVAWVGLLMPHLARMLVGANNIRSMPASIFMGAMFLLFVDTLARSISVSEVPLGVLTGFIGTVFFVWVLWRNKKVA, from the coding sequence ATGAAAAACGCAAATTTTTCATTAGTTACCATTTTTTTAGCTCTGCTAACGCTTCTTTGCGCCTTTGTCGCACTTTGTGTTGGCAGATTTTACATATCATTTGGCGATGTATTTAGCGTACTAGCTCATAGCATTGGTCTAGGAGATGGCGCAGCTAGCAACATCACAAACGTAATAGAAAATTTACGCATCCCGCGCATCATCGCAGCTATACTTGTCGGAGCCGCTCTTAGCGTGAGTGGTGCTGCTTACCAAGGCGTCTTTAAAAACCAGCTAGTAAGCCCCGATCTTCTAGGCGTCTCAGCTGGTGCTTGCGTGGGGGCAGCAACTGCTATCATCTTTGATCTATCGCTATTTTGGATACAAATTTTTGCATTTGGCTTTGGCCTAGCAGCCGTTGCTATCACACTAGCCATACCTAAAATGATGGGGCGCTCAAGCACGCTTATGCTAGTTCTTTCTGGTATCATCGTAAGTGGTCTAATGGGCTCAGTGATCGGCTTTTTAAAATATGTCGCTGACCCTGAGACTAAGCTTCCTGACATCGTCTACTGGCAGCTTGGAAGCCTAGCAAAGCTTGATAGTGAGAATTTAAAATATATAGCACCTGTGATGATCATCTGCGCCATTTTGCTAATCGCAATGAGCTGGCGTATAAATTTGCTCTCTCTTGGCGACGAGAGTGCGGCTAGACTTGGCGTAAATGTGGCTTACGAGCGCTCTATCATCATCATCTGCGCCACGCTTCTTACGGCTTGCAGCGTCTGCATAAGCGGTATAGTGGCCTGGGTGGGACTTTTAATGCCTCACTTAGCTCGCATGCTAGTTGGCGCAAACAACATAAGAAGCATGCCTGCAAGCATATTTATGGGCGCTATGTTTTTGCTTTTTGTTGATACCTTAGCACGCAGCATAAGCGTGAGCGAAGTGCCTCTTGGCGTGCTTACTGGCTTTATCGGCACGGTATTTTTCGTCTGGGTCTTGTGGCGAAATAAAAAGGTTGCATGA
- the hpf gene encoding ribosome hibernation-promoting factor, HPF/YfiA family: MNISIVGKQFELTEPIKNYIQDAFDTLGKYNLDIISARCVVAADEKQGKKGFNAEFSLNMAHKDTIVVRQKDKDLYAAIDLAIEKASKVLRREHDKKFTVKGKADDKEFRSRIGEEKIEGVEEIVPMELEIYKPLEVEEALEKLKSSDKQFYVFNDVDAKMRVIYKRTDGTFGLY, translated from the coding sequence ATGAACATAAGCATTGTAGGAAAACAATTTGAGCTAACAGAGCCAATCAAAAACTATATCCAAGACGCTTTTGATACGCTTGGCAAATACAATCTCGATATCATCTCAGCAAGATGTGTTGTAGCAGCCGATGAAAAACAAGGAAAAAAAGGCTTTAATGCAGAATTTTCTCTAAATATGGCCCATAAAGACACCATAGTCGTTCGCCAAAAAGATAAAGACCTTTACGCTGCGATCGATCTTGCTATCGAAAAAGCATCAAAAGTTTTAAGAAGAGAGCATGATAAGAAATTTACTGTTAAAGGCAAGGCTGACGACAAAGAATTTCGCTCAAGAATAGGCGAAGAAAAGATCGAAGGTGTTGAAGAAATCGTGCCTATGGAGCTTGAAATTTATAAACCACTTGAAGTCGAAGAAGCACTTGAGAAACTAAAATCAAGTGATAAACAATTTTACGTATTTAACGATGTTGATGCCAAAATGCGTGTGATCTACAAAAGAACAGACGGAACTTTTGGTCTTTACTAA
- a CDS encoding excalibur calcium-binding domain-containing protein: MKALLYFCYFIHTAFGVKIKKVVLILFFALIANAADKFNCFKRYCKEMKSCEEAYHYLRKCGRSGFDRDRDGIPCENVCKERRVEK, from the coding sequence TTGAAAGCACTTTTGTATTTTTGCTATTTCATACATACTGCCTTTGGAGTAAAAATAAAAAAAGTAGTTTTGATTTTATTTTTTGCATTGATAGCAAATGCGGCGGATAAATTTAATTGTTTTAAACGCTACTGCAAAGAGATGAAAAGTTGCGAAGAAGCATATCACTATCTAAGAAAATGCGGACGCAGTGGCTTTGATCGTGATCGTGACGGCATACCATGCGAGAATGTATGCAAAGAGCGAAGAGTAGAAAAATAA
- a CDS encoding type II secretion system protein, whose amino-acid sequence MKKTKKAFTLIELIIVITVLGVISLMSFNTLMNLYQNYFQSKVINELETQSEIALEQISILLSHRIKQSVIARKKNGDYLALNDSGVNLSSDFEILEFIPAAYELFDGINEYKGDDTNGDPIIEEGIYSGYVDLANSSIANGLKSPGSKFNDAFRNGVMDLTCENDSNEEDVNSGSRCINADNENGGLVAIFSSILYRVGSSFGYQENLDQRHLDIAKVGIQSIDTLKISSDFKNKKISEQYKLAYTAIAIAPAEQSAEDIQNGSFDLKIYYNYRPWLNESFKKFSSTSTKDIKAESATLAKHVTRFVFTEKNGVIALKLCLKAEKLEITICKSKAVY is encoded by the coding sequence ATGAAAAAAACAAAAAAAGCTTTTACATTAATTGAGCTAATAATAGTCATCACCGTACTTGGTGTTATCTCACTTATGAGCTTTAACACGCTTATGAATTTATATCAAAACTATTTTCAAAGCAAAGTAATAAACGAACTAGAAACACAAAGCGAAATCGCTCTAGAGCAAATTTCAATACTACTTAGCCACAGAATCAAACAAAGCGTTATCGCTAGAAAAAAAAATGGAGATTACCTAGCTCTAAATGATAGTGGCGTAAATTTAAGTAGCGACTTTGAAATTTTAGAATTTATCCCAGCTGCTTATGAGCTATTTGATGGCATCAACGAATATAAAGGAGATGATACTAACGGAGATCCTATCATCGAAGAAGGCATATATAGCGGATATGTAGATCTTGCAAATAGTTCTATTGCAAATGGATTAAAAAGCCCTGGAAGCAAATTTAATGACGCTTTTAGAAACGGCGTAATGGACTTGACCTGCGAAAATGATAGCAATGAAGAAGATGTAAATAGCGGCTCTAGGTGTATAAACGCCGATAATGAAAATGGTGGTTTAGTGGCGATATTTTCTAGCATACTTTATAGAGTTGGTAGCAGCTTTGGCTATCAAGAAAATTTAGACCAAAGGCACTTAGATATTGCAAAAGTTGGCATACAATCAATCGATACGCTTAAGATTTCAAGTGATTTTAAAAATAAAAAAATTTCAGAGCAGTATAAGCTAGCTTACACAGCTATTGCCATAGCGCCAGCTGAGCAAAGTGCCGAGGATATACAAAATGGCTCTTTTGACCTTAAAATTTACTACAACTATAGGCCATGGCTAAATGAAAGCTTTAAAAAATTTAGCTCAACATCTACAAAGGATATCAAAGCCGAAAGTGCAACACTAGCTAAACACGTAACAAGATTTGTCTTCACGGAAAAAAATGGTGTCATCGCGCTAAAGCTCTGCCTTAAAGCAGAAAAATTAGAAATAACCATTTGCAAGTCAAAGGCGGTTTATTAA
- the recG gene encoding ATP-dependent DNA helicase RecG — MKFEASDRAKLLKIGVLSLLDLALVLPKGFEDTTIAKSPREGQVCINVKITSLASRPGMLTALAFCEQWQSSVKIVIFNAKSWHYGAFKTGKEMAIYGLCSYAFGSWQIVNPKITTKIGQIVPKFKTELKDEELKKLILKYLNLQNLMAEGLNEKEAKFLADLQRLDEQSVQILYRLKNEGEGLEILKFVEIFNYIKKLSAKKTYFKSPKIKLFDISSWLKGLPFTPTNDQINAINDIRDDLSAVQAKRRVIMGDVGSGKTLVILAAALSVYPQSAVLMAPTSILSEQIYNEAKRLLPPFMNVMLVRSGEKKIDFSGVNLIVGTHALLFHELPNSPLVMVDEQHRFGSNQRKKIEELASSEDERANFVQFSATPIPRTLSLIQSEIVNFSFLKQMPFKKNITSQILGASEFGFLLTHIKKQLAGGFQVAIIYPLVESSESSNYQSLSEAQGFWLKNFKNVFVTHGKDKEKEEILRRFREEGEILLSTTVVEVGISLPRLNTIVIVGAERLGLATLHQLRGRVGRNGGDGYCFLFTKLKETPARLKEFCATNDGFKVAELDLKNRQSGDILNGFFQHGATFNFYDYEDDITQAAKARVATLAKNNA, encoded by the coding sequence ATGAAATTTGAAGCAAGCGACAGAGCAAAACTTCTAAAAATAGGCGTGCTTAGCCTGCTTGACCTTGCTCTTGTGCTACCAAAGGGCTTTGAGGATACGACGATCGCCAAGAGCCCAAGAGAGGGGCAGGTCTGCATAAATGTAAAGATCACATCGCTCGCCTCGCGCCCTGGCATGCTTACAGCACTTGCCTTTTGCGAGCAGTGGCAAAGTAGCGTAAAGATCGTCATTTTTAACGCAAAGTCTTGGCACTACGGCGCTTTTAAGACGGGTAAAGAGATGGCGATATATGGGCTTTGCTCCTACGCCTTTGGCTCGTGGCAGATCGTTAATCCTAAAATAACCACAAAAATAGGCCAGATCGTGCCTAAATTTAAGACCGAGCTAAAAGACGAAGAGCTAAAAAAACTCATCTTAAAATATCTAAATTTACAAAATTTAATGGCCGAAGGTTTAAACGAAAAAGAGGCTAAATTTTTAGCTGATCTGCAAAGGCTAGATGAGCAAAGCGTGCAAATTTTATACCGCCTAAAAAACGAGGGCGAGGGCTTAGAAATTTTAAAATTTGTAGAAATTTTTAACTACATAAAAAAGCTAAGTGCCAAAAAAACCTACTTTAAAAGTCCAAAGATCAAGCTTTTTGACATAAGCTCTTGGCTTAAGGGCTTGCCATTTACGCCGACAAACGACCAGATAAACGCCATAAATGACATCAGAGACGACCTTAGCGCCGTGCAGGCAAAAAGGCGCGTCATAATGGGCGATGTGGGAAGCGGCAAGACGCTAGTGATCCTAGCAGCTGCGCTTAGTGTCTATCCGCAAAGTGCCGTTTTGATGGCGCCAACAAGCATCTTAAGCGAGCAAATTTATAATGAAGCAAAGAGGCTGCTGCCGCCTTTTATGAATGTGATGCTGGTGCGAAGCGGGGAGAAAAAGATAGACTTTAGCGGGGTAAATTTGATCGTTGGCACGCATGCGCTACTCTTTCACGAGCTGCCAAACTCGCCGCTTGTCATGGTCGATGAGCAGCACCGCTTTGGCTCAAACCAGCGCAAAAAGATAGAGGAGCTGGCTTCAAGTGAGGATGAGCGAGCAAATTTCGTGCAGTTTTCAGCTACGCCTATACCAAGAACGCTAAGTTTAATCCAGTCTGAGATCGTAAATTTTAGCTTTTTAAAGCAGATGCCATTTAAGAAAAATATAACGAGCCAAATTTTAGGCGCTAGCGAGTTTGGCTTTTTACTAACTCACATCAAAAAGCAGCTTGCGGGCGGCTTTCAAGTGGCTATCATCTATCCGCTAGTTGAGAGCAGCGAGAGCTCAAATTACCAAAGTCTAAGCGAGGCGCAGGGCTTTTGGTTAAAAAATTTCAAAAATGTCTTCGTCACGCACGGCAAGGATAAAGAGAAAGAGGAAATTTTAAGGCGATTTAGAGAAGAGGGCGAAATTTTGCTCTCAACCACCGTTGTTGAGGTCGGAATTTCGCTGCCAAGGCTAAATACCATCGTCATAGTGGGCGCTGAGCGATTAGGGCTTGCCACGCTTCATCAGCTGCGCGGCAGAGTGGGGCGAAACGGCGGCGATGGATACTGCTTTTTATTTACCAAGCTAAAAGAGACGCCAGCAAGACTAAAAGAATTTTGTGCGACAAATGACGGCTTTAAGGTGGCGGAGCTTGATCTGAAAAACCGCCAAAGCGGTGATATATTAAATGGCTTTTTTCAGCACGGGGCGACCTTTAACTTCTACGACTACGAGGATGATATCACGCAGGCCGCAAAGGCTAGAGTGGCGACACTTGCTAAAAATAATGCCTAG